Proteins encoded by one window of Salvia splendens isolate huo1 chromosome 7, SspV2, whole genome shotgun sequence:
- the LOC121810557 gene encoding uncharacterized protein LOC121810557 yields the protein MAAHGTHLLQLVLSSQKITAQVTCSSSKSIIAMASSSEEEFIKAYRAKLNRFPRSSIYWDSKTASRIGDKIGTRLQEKGMSSVVIDVGEELSRPIHYRRLLGPFFELIGEIVLSVYTVAIEILSWCLITAQTQNEELSK from the exons ATGGCGGCGCATGGCACACACCTCCTCCAATTAGTTCTGTCCAGCCAGAAAATCACGGCGCAGGTGACGTGCAGCAGCTCAAAGTCGATCATAGCCATGGCCTCATCGAGCGAGGAAGAGTTCATCAAAGCTTACAGAGCGAAATTGAACCGATTCCCACGGTCGAGCATCTACTGGGACTCGAAGACCGCATCACGAATCGGCGATAAGATCGGGACCCGCCTCCAAGAGAAGGGCATGTCGAGCGTCGTAATTGATGTAGGGGAGGAGCTCTCAAGGCCTATCCACTACCGCAGGCTGCTGGGGCCCTTCTTCGAATTGATTGGTGAG ATAGTATTGTCTGTTTATACAGTTGCAATTGAAATTTTGAGCTGGTGTTTAATAACTGCTCAAACTCAGAATGAAGAATTGAGCAAATAG